GAGCTCGAGCAGGAAGCCGATCGCCGAGGTGCCGCCGCCGACCACGAGCACGCGGAGGCCGCGGAGGTCCGCCGCCGACCGGTAGCCGGACGTGTGCAGCTGCCGCCCGCGGAACGTCGCGAGACCCGGGTACGACGGGATGAAGGGCGCGCCCCACGTGCCCGTGGCGTTGACGACGAGGCGCGCGACGCGGTCGCCGTCGCTGGCCCGCACGAGCAGCGGCGTGGCCGAGTCCGAGGGGTGCGCGGCCCGGCGGCGCGACGCGGCGGGCGGCGGAACGTCCGCGTCGAGCACGGCGCGGACCTCGACCGGGCGCGCGACCCGCAGGTCGAAGTGCTCCTCGTAGCGCGCGTAGTGGTCCCGGACGACGTCCCGCGCGGGGAGGCGCCGGTCGGCCGTCTCGAACGAGATGCCGAGCTCGGCCATGCCGGGGAGGTCGGCGACGCGGTGGGCGGATCCGAGGCGGAGCGCGGCCCAGCGGTGCTGCCAGGCGCCGCCCGTGGCGGGACCCCGGTCCAGCACGACCGCGTCGGTCCCCATCCGGAGCCCGAGCCGCTGCAGGTGGTACGCGACCGAGAGGCCGGCCTGCCCGGCTCCGATGACCACGACCTGGGTGTCAGCGGGCTCGGAGGTCATGGGACGACCAGGCTAGTGCCCGCCCCCGCGTGGATCCCGACCGCCGGGGCGAGCCGGTGTGATGCCCCGGCACCTCCCGCCGAGGAGGACACGCCCGGGACGCCGAAGGCCACATGTTAGGGTAGCCCCTAGGTTTTCTCCAACCCTGTCCGCTGCATCCAGCGTTGTCACCGCCCGTCGGGGCCTGAGTCGTGAGGGGGTCTCGCATGGGGCGCGGCCGTCAAAAAGCTAAGCACACCAAGATCGCGCGAGAGCTGAAGTCGTTCAGTCCCAATGTGGACTACACGCAGCTGGAGCGCGAGCTGACCACCCACGGGGCGGTCGACGAGCAGTACGCGGCCGAGGCCGCGAAGTGGGACGAGTACGCCGACGAGCCGGACGCCTACGTCCCGGGCGACGAGCAGAAGCGCGCCTGATCCCGGACCGGCTGCGGCCGGTCGAGCAGCGGACCCGTCCTCGTCTCGAGGCGGGTCCGTCTCCGTGTGGGCGGCGTCCGTCTGCGTGCGGGCGGCGCGGCGCACGGCCGCAGCCTGCCCAGGCCGAGGATCAGTCGCGGTAGCGGCCGGTGAGGCGCACGGCACCGCCGTCGACGCCCTTGGCGCCCTGCTCGAAGCCCGCGCCCGCCGGGGCCTCGCCCATGGCCACGCGTCCGGCCTCCCACGTCGGGATGCCGGCGGTCGTCAGCGCGCGCGCGATGCCGTCGGCGGCCGCGGCGTCGACCACGGCGATCATGCCGATGCCCAGGTTCCAGGTGCCCTCCGTGCTCTCGAGGGTCGACCCGGCGATGCCGGCCAGCGCCCGGAACACCGCGGGCGGCGACCACGTGGACCGCTCGACCTCGCTGTACGAGCCGCGGGGCAGCACACGCGCCAGGTTGGCCGCGATGCCGCCGCCTGTCACGTGGCTGAGGGAGTGCACGCCCGGGCCGAGGTCCGGCTGCCCGAGCACGTCGAGGAGCGGCGTCGTGTAGAGGCGCGTCGGCTCGAGGAGCACCTCGCCGACCAGGCCGCCGAGCTCCGCGGAGGTGTCGCCGAAGCCGATGCCGGCGCCCTGGAGGATGTGGCGGACGAGCGAGAAGCCGTTGCTGTGGAGGCCGCTGGAGGCGAGCGCCAGCACGACGTCGCCGTCGCGCACGCGCTCGGATCCGAGGACGGAGTCGGCCTCGACCGCGCCGACCGCGGCGCCCGCCACGTCGTAGTCGTCCGGGCCGAGGAGGCCCGGGTGCTCCGCGGTCTCGCCGCCGACGAGCGCGGTCCCGGTGTCCGAGCAGGCGCGCGCGATGCCGGCGACGATGTCGGCGATGCGCGCGGGCACGACCCGGCCGCAGGCGATGTAGTCCGTCATGAAGAGGGGGCGCGCGCCGACCACGACGATGTCGTCGACGACCATGCCCACGAGGTCCTGGCCGATCGTGTCGTGCTTGTCGATCGCCTGGGCGATGGCGACCTTGGTGCCCACCCCGTCGGTGGAGGTCGCGAGGAGCGGATGGCGGAAGCGCGTGAGGGCGCTCGCGTCGAAGAGCCCCGCGAATCCGCCGAACCCGCCGATGACCTCGGGGCCGTGCGTGCGGGAGACGGCCTCCTTCATCAGCTGGACCGCGAGATCGCCGGCCTCCGTGTCGACGCCGGCCTCTGCATACGAGCTCTTGGTGGTCACCTGAGACAGAGTAGCGGCCGGGCGCGTCGCTCCCGTGTGGGAGACTGGCCGCTCCCCCACCTCTTCTACTCTTCAGGAGTCAGCCGAAGCATGTGCGGCATCGTCGGCGTCGTATCGTCCGAACCCGTCAACCAACTCGTCTACGACAGCCTCCTGCTCCTGCAGCACCGCGGGCAGGACTCCACCGGCATCGCCACCGCCGAGGGCAACACCTTCCACGTGAAGAAGCTGAGCG
The nucleotide sequence above comes from Clavibacter sp. B3I6. Encoded proteins:
- a CDS encoding FAD-dependent oxidoreductase, coding for MTSEPADTQVVVIGAGQAGLSVAYHLQRLGLRMGTDAVVLDRGPATGGAWQHRWAALRLGSAHRVADLPGMAELGISFETADRRLPARDVVRDHYARYEEHFDLRVARPVEVRAVLDADVPPPAASRRRAAHPSDSATPLLVRASDGDRVARLVVNATGTWGAPFIPSYPGLATFRGRQLHTSGYRSAADLRGLRVLVVGGGTSAIGFLLELEGVAAGTLWSTRRPVDFLEAGQLDVEAAVRAVDLQDRAARAGEALPSIVSGTGVPRTRRIAAGIRRGVLASRGAIARFEEDGVVWADGGRDQVDAVIWATGFRPEIRHLAPLGLREKEGGVRVESGVSARDPRLFLAGYGPQASTIGANRAGRRVARQVVAALG
- a CDS encoding DUF3073 domain-containing protein → MGRGRQKAKHTKIARELKSFSPNVDYTQLERELTTHGAVDEQYAAEAAKWDEYADEPDAYVPGDEQKRA
- the purM gene encoding phosphoribosylformylglycinamidine cyclo-ligase, with the protein product MTTKSSYAEAGVDTEAGDLAVQLMKEAVSRTHGPEVIGGFGGFAGLFDASALTRFRHPLLATSTDGVGTKVAIAQAIDKHDTIGQDLVGMVVDDIVVVGARPLFMTDYIACGRVVPARIADIVAGIARACSDTGTALVGGETAEHPGLLGPDDYDVAGAAVGAVEADSVLGSERVRDGDVVLALASSGLHSNGFSLVRHILQGAGIGFGDTSAELGGLVGEVLLEPTRLYTTPLLDVLGQPDLGPGVHSLSHVTGGGIAANLARVLPRGSYSEVERSTWSPPAVFRALAGIAGSTLESTEGTWNLGIGMIAVVDAAAADGIARALTTAGIPTWEAGRVAMGEAPAGAGFEQGAKGVDGGAVRLTGRYRD